CTTATCTTCATCATAAATTTGTTTATGATCCTTTGATGATATAAATGGTAATATAACTTTCCCATCAGTTATAGATAAAATAGATGCCTCTACTCCTACTAAAAACTCTTCTATTACTACTTTTTTACCTGCATCACCAAACATATCTTCTACCATGAATTTTGTTATGATATCCTCCCCTTGGGAATAATTTTCACATATAACTACTCCCTTACCTGCTGCTAAGCCATCTGCTTTTATTACTATTGGATAACTACATACTTTTAAATACTCTAAAGCCTTATTTTTTTCATAAAACACTTCATAAGCAGCGGTTTTTACTCCATATTTTTTCATAAAGTCCTTTGAAAAAGACTTGCTTCCTTCTAAAGCTGCTGCCTTTTTACTAGGGCCAAAAATCTTTAACCCTCTTTCTTTAAAAATATCTACTATACCATTTACTAAAGGTACTTCTGGTCCTACAATGGTTAAATCTACTGCATTTTCTTCTGCAAAATCTGCTAAAATACCTATTTGTTCTATATCTATATTTTCACATTTATTCATTAAAGCTGTACCACCATTTCCTGGTGCACAATATATTTTCTCTACTTTAGGATTTTGTGCTACTTTCCAAGCTATTGCATGTTCTCTTCCGCCACTGCCAACTATTAATATTTTCAAACTTAACACCTCTTTTATTCAATTAATGCTTAAAATGTCTAATTCCTGTAAATACCATGGATATTTCATTTCTATTGCATTCTTCTATAGAGTCCTTATCTCTAATAGATCCCCCTGGTTGAATTATAGCTTTTATTCCATATTCTGAAGCTTTTTTAACTACATCATCAAAAGGGAAAAAGGCATCTGAAGCTAAAACTACTGAGCCATTACCTCTTTCTAACGCCTGACATGCCGCCCATATTCTATTTACTTGTCCTCCAGCAATTCCTATAGCTTTCTTATCTTTAACAACTACTATAGC
This window of the Clostridium cochlearium genome carries:
- the purD gene encoding phosphoribosylamine--glycine ligase, with amino-acid sequence MKILIVGSGGREHAIAWKVAQNPKVEKIYCAPGNGGTALMNKCENIDIEQIGILADFAEENAVDLTIVGPEVPLVNGIVDIFKERGLKIFGPSKKAAALEGSKSFSKDFMKKYGVKTAAYEVFYEKNKALEYLKVCSYPIVIKADGLAAGKGVVICENYSQGEDIITKFMVEDMFGDAGKKVVIEEFLVGVEASILSITDGKVILPFISSKDHKQIYDEDKGPNTGGMGAIAPNPYVTEEVMKDFNENILKPTLKGIKEENFDYKGIIFFGIMITKKGAYLLEYNVRMGDPETQVVLPLMDSDLVELIEASLNDELSSFDLKWKKAHSCCVVAVSEGYPRKYEKGFKINMSKEVNSFVAGGIFKKGNLITNGGRVLCTYAVENKLEDSINKAYEEMNKIDFHGMYFRKDIGKLRY